A portion of the Acidimicrobiales bacterium genome contains these proteins:
- a CDS encoding RDD family protein, producing MTRDPRRVLGRRVGAYAIDALIGFGISLILFFALAERIDKPPLLDGDLACDLIESSESASLCFAGGDTLYYATDSQAALIFLIPVGYWFLLNGIVQGLTGATIGKAILGLRVVDEQGAICGIPKALGRTIVGIVDSLPTAMGVGFLVAVNRSDRRRLGDMAARTNVVRSYDVGSPPNVAVSQPTTWTPPPPGQGMGQTPPPPGQGMGQTPPPTQMPAPSSPPAPTQSGDVPAGAEDGPVWDAARGRYVQIQAGSGRLLEFDDATQSWRPAN from the coding sequence ATGACACGTGACCCGCGTCGGGTCCTCGGACGGCGCGTCGGTGCCTACGCCATCGACGCCCTGATCGGCTTCGGGATCTCGCTGATCCTGTTCTTCGCTCTCGCGGAGCGGATCGACAAGCCACCTCTGCTCGACGGCGACCTGGCCTGCGACCTCATCGAGAGTTCGGAATCCGCATCTCTGTGTTTCGCCGGCGGCGACACCCTGTACTACGCCACCGACTCCCAGGCGGCGCTCATCTTCCTCATCCCCGTCGGCTACTGGTTCCTCCTCAACGGCATCGTGCAGGGTCTGACCGGTGCCACGATCGGCAAGGCGATACTCGGGCTGCGGGTTGTCGACGAACAGGGCGCCATCTGTGGGATACCCAAGGCGTTGGGGCGCACCATCGTCGGGATCGTCGACTCCCTGCCGACCGCCATGGGCGTCGGGTTCCTTGTCGCCGTGAACCGTTCGGACCGGCGCCGTCTGGGCGACATGGCCGCGCGGACCAACGTCGTCCGCTCCTACGACGTGGGATCTCCGCCGAACGTGGCGGTGTCACAGCCCACGACGTGGACGCCGCCTCCGCCCGGCCAGGGCATGGGTCAGACGCCGCCGCCACCCGGCCAGGGCATGGGTCAGACGCCGCCGCCGACCCAGATGCCCGCCCCGTCGTCACCCCCGGCCCCTACGCAGTCCGGCGACGTGCCGGCCGGCGCCGAGGACGGCCCCGTGTGGGACGCGGCCCGGGGACGCTACGTCCAGATCCAGGCTGGGTCTGGCCGCCTCCTCGAGTTCGACGACGCCACGCAGTCCTGGCGTCCCGCGAACTGA
- a CDS encoding glycine--tRNA ligase, with protein sequence MTTAESDAEARAISPEELMDKVVNLSKRRGIIFQSAEIYGGFRSAYDYGPVGVLLLRNVKDAWWRTMVQLRHDVVGLDASILSPPAVWEASGHLAGFSDPLVDCRNCHERFREDQLADTATCPNCGAADPFTEARDFNLMFKTHAGPVEGSGHEVYLRPETAQGMFLNFKNVLETSRKKPPFGIAQIGKSFRNEITPGNFVFRTREFEQMELEFFVPPDEAADWYRYWCDERMRWYHDLGIPGDKLRLRPHDDDELSHYSSGTSDVEFLFPWGWGELEGIANRGCYDLTQHAEHSGERLEYFDQAAGEHYVPHVIEPAAGATRSMMAFLLAAYDEDVVNDDTRTVLRLDPRLAPYKVAVLPLSKKDELRPTAIELFDSLKTTWMCDYDETQNIGRRYRRQDELGTPYCVTVDFDTLEDRAVTVRDRDSMDQDRVGIDRLDAYLRERLPVT encoded by the coding sequence ATGACGACCGCCGAATCCGATGCCGAAGCGCGCGCCATCAGCCCCGAGGAGTTGATGGACAAGGTCGTGAACCTTTCCAAGCGCCGCGGCATCATCTTCCAGTCCGCCGAGATCTACGGCGGGTTCCGCTCCGCCTACGACTACGGACCCGTCGGGGTGCTGTTGTTGCGCAACGTCAAGGACGCGTGGTGGCGCACGATGGTGCAGTTGCGCCACGACGTCGTCGGTCTCGATGCGTCGATTCTGTCGCCGCCGGCGGTGTGGGAGGCGTCGGGCCACCTGGCCGGCTTCAGCGATCCGCTCGTGGACTGCCGCAACTGTCACGAGCGGTTCCGCGAGGACCAACTCGCCGACACGGCCACGTGCCCGAACTGCGGCGCGGCCGACCCCTTCACCGAGGCACGCGACTTCAACCTCATGTTCAAGACGCACGCCGGTCCCGTCGAGGGTTCGGGCCACGAGGTCTACCTCCGGCCCGAGACGGCCCAGGGCATGTTCCTCAACTTCAAGAACGTCCTCGAGACCTCCCGCAAGAAGCCGCCGTTCGGCATCGCCCAGATCGGCAAGTCGTTCCGCAACGAGATCACCCCCGGGAACTTCGTGTTCCGGACTCGCGAGTTCGAGCAGATGGAGCTCGAGTTCTTCGTGCCGCCCGACGAGGCCGCGGACTGGTACCGCTACTGGTGCGACGAGCGGATGCGGTGGTACCACGACCTCGGGATCCCCGGAGACAAGTTGCGTCTCCGCCCCCATGACGACGACGAGCTGAGCCACTACAGCTCCGGGACCTCCGACGTCGAGTTCCTGTTCCCCTGGGGGTGGGGTGAGCTCGAGGGCATCGCGAACCGCGGCTGCTACGACCTCACCCAGCACGCGGAGCACTCCGGTGAGCGCCTCGAGTACTTCGACCAGGCGGCCGGTGAGCACTACGTGCCCCACGTGATCGAGCCGGCAGCCGGCGCCACCCGGTCCATGATGGCGTTCCTGCTGGCGGCCTACGACGAGGACGTCGTCAACGACGACACGCGCACCGTCCTGCGCCTCGATCCCCGCCTCGCCCCCTACAAGGTCGCCGTGCTGCCGCTCTCCAAGAAGGACGAACTGCGCCCGACGGCCATCGAGTTGTTCGACTCCCTGAAGACGACGTGGATGTGTGATTACGACGAGACCCAGAACATCGGTCGGCGCTACCGCCGTCAGGACGAACTGGGCACGCCGTACTGCGTGACGGTCGACTTCGACACCCTCGAGGACCGGGCAGTCACCGTGCGTGACCGGGACTCGATGGACCAGGACCGGGTGGGAATCGACCGACTCGACGCGTATCTGCGCGAGCGACTTCCCGTCACCTGA